The proteins below are encoded in one region of Halalkalicoccus jeotgali B3:
- a CDS encoding phospholipase D-like domain-containing protein, which translates to MSRSYVALFGCVLLIACLGTGSAAGAPTGASIVEIYPNTHHPDNAGEYVVVAFPAESDLAAFSLADGETSTPLGTETVSGTVAFSRTPETTREMVEYPVYELPERFEMAQSGETIRLRRNSEPVDEATYERAPDGERWILADDGWEWRPRGATEFDARDLPAERATAFSLPDSPETPIETLRDADERLYLAGYSFHSERALESLIAAHERGVEVRVLVDGTPVGGQSKAEAAALDRLSAAGVEVRVFEGSARRYRYHHPKYAVVDDRALVMTENWKPAGTGGESSRGWGVVVEGEAVATELAAVFEADAGWEDTAPWDRSLAGTLVEADPPDGEFADRFEPTTAEVESVRVVTAPDNAEVETLSLLSEAEESIRIQQPTIARDHAFLEAAVDAAKRGVEVRILLDSSWYVEEENRELVRWLEDQAEAGGLPIEARLVDSERFEKLHAKGVVVDDHTAMVGSLNWNANSVENNREVALIVESEAIAGHFATVFETDWEDGGGGRPSLPVGLGLGVAAATGGAVLVGSRVLRFD; encoded by the coding sequence GTGTCCCGGTCGTACGTCGCACTCTTCGGCTGTGTACTCCTGATCGCGTGTCTCGGTACCGGCAGCGCCGCCGGCGCGCCGACCGGGGCGAGCATCGTCGAGATCTATCCCAACACCCACCATCCGGATAACGCCGGCGAGTACGTCGTCGTGGCGTTTCCCGCCGAGAGCGATCTGGCGGCGTTCTCGCTGGCCGACGGGGAGACGAGCACGCCGTTGGGTACCGAAACAGTATCGGGGACCGTCGCCTTTTCGCGCACGCCCGAGACGACCCGCGAGATGGTCGAATACCCCGTCTACGAACTCCCCGAGCGCTTCGAGATGGCCCAATCGGGCGAGACGATCCGCCTCCGTCGGAACTCCGAACCCGTCGACGAGGCGACCTACGAGCGCGCCCCGGACGGCGAGCGCTGGATCCTCGCGGACGACGGATGGGAGTGGCGACCTCGGGGGGCGACGGAGTTCGACGCGCGCGATCTCCCCGCCGAGCGCGCGACGGCCTTCAGCCTGCCCGATTCCCCCGAGACGCCGATCGAAACCCTCCGGGACGCCGACGAGCGCCTCTATCTGGCGGGCTACTCCTTTCACTCCGAGCGCGCGCTCGAATCGCTGATCGCCGCCCACGAGCGCGGTGTCGAGGTGCGCGTGCTGGTCGATGGAACGCCCGTCGGCGGCCAGTCGAAAGCGGAGGCGGCGGCGCTCGATCGACTCTCGGCGGCGGGCGTCGAGGTGCGGGTCTTCGAGGGGTCGGCGAGGCGCTATCGGTATCATCACCCCAAGTACGCCGTCGTCGACGACCGGGCGCTGGTCATGACCGAGAACTGGAAGCCCGCGGGGACCGGCGGGGAGTCGAGTCGCGGCTGGGGCGTCGTCGTCGAGGGCGAGGCGGTCGCCACGGAGCTCGCGGCGGTCTTCGAGGCCGACGCGGGCTGGGAGGACACCGCCCCGTGGGACCGCTCGCTCGCGGGGACACTGGTCGAGGCCGATCCGCCCGACGGAGAGTTTGCCGATCGGTTCGAACCGACGACGGCCGAGGTCGAGTCGGTCCGGGTCGTCACCGCGCCGGACAACGCAGAGGTGGAGACGCTGTCGCTGCTTTCGGAAGCCGAGGAGTCGATCCGGATCCAACAGCCGACGATCGCCCGCGACCACGCCTTCCTCGAGGCGGCGGTCGACGCCGCAAAGCGGGGCGTCGAGGTGCGAATCCTGCTCGATTCGTCGTGGTACGTCGAGGAGGAAAACCGCGAACTCGTTCGGTGGCTCGAGGATCAGGCCGAGGCGGGTGGATTGCCGATCGAGGCGCGGCTGGTCGACTCCGAACGCTTCGAGAAGCTCCACGCCAAGGGCGTCGTCGTCGACGACCACACCGCGATGGTCGGCAGCCTCAACTGGAACGCGAACTCGGTCGAGAACAACCGCGAGGTGGCGCTGATCGTCGAGAGCGAGGCGATCGCGGGCCACTTCGCGACGGTCTTCGAGACCGACTGGGAGGACGGCGGCGGCGGGCGTCCGTCGCTTCCGGTCGGGCTCGGACTCGGGGTTGCCGCCGCGACCGGCGGTGCGGTGCTGGTCGGCTCGCGGGTGCTCCGCTTCGACTAG